The Cytobacillus oceanisediminis genomic interval AAATCTCGGATAAGGTTCCCGGTACGGTTCCATTCGTTCATGGCAATGGCTGTGCGCAGCTTGGAGATGATTTTAAATTAACTAAGAACATGCTCGTTGGCATCTCCTCAAATCCGAATCTGCACTCAGCTCTTCTTGTCGGATTGGGCTGTGAAACAAATCAAATCAGCGGACTGCTTGAAAGCATACCGGATACAAAGCCTGTGAAAGGTATAGGAATTCAGCAGATGGCCGGAGGAGAAAACACAATTAAGAAAGGTGTCGAAATAGCTGAGCAATGGGCAAGAGAAGCAGCAGGCCAAGAGCGTCAGCGTATGCCGCTATCTTCACTGACAGTAGGGATTTTAACAGCTGACCTTGATGAAGACTCCTTATTTAAGGTGGCTCCAGTAATAGGAGAAGCTGTTGACAGATTGGTCCATAATGGGGCCAATGTCATCATGGGCCTCTCTAAAACTTTAGAGCCAGCAGGGGGACTTCTGTCAGAACGATCTGCAAGGGAAGAGGTTAAAAATAGATTGAGGGTAATGGGAGAAGGGCTGCAGCGGAAACGCTGGAAAGAGATAAGCACTGAAGCCCCTGCTTATCAGGGATTTTCCGAAAAGGAAAGGTCACAAGCAGTTCTTGAAGCAGAGATGACAGGCACCAGCCCGATTAAGAGTTTGCTTGGATATAGTGAGATTCCTGCCGAAAGAGGCGTGCATCTGATCACCGTTCCGGGAAATATTGTTGAGGCATTGTCAAATATGGCATCAAGCGGATGCAATATAGTCATGATTGTGAGCAGCAGGGGGGTACTTACCGGTTCAGCCGCTTTGCCATGTATGACGATAACACCTAAAAATCAAGATGATTATTTTGACGAGCTTGTTGATTTTAGAGTCGGCGAAGGAGAGGTTTCGGATCAGGCGGAAGCTGTTATAGCCGATTTGCTGGAAATCTGCTCGGGAAAACAAACAAGCTTGGAAAAACTGGAATTAGGGGAATTCTCTATTCCTCATATAGGTACAACATTTTAATGACAGGAATGGAGGTAGTATGATGAGCCAAAAATACAATGCGATCAAGCTGGACAGAAAAGACAATGTAGCAGTTGCACTCAGAAGCATAAAGCCGGGCGAATTCCTGGCAGTACAGGGCGAAAATGAAGCAATCGAAATCAAAGAGAATATCCCGTATGGGCATAAGATTGCTACTATCTTTATACCAAAAGACAGTAAGATCATTAAATATGGGGAATGCATGGGTATCTCAACGGAAGAAATTAGTCCTGGTTACTATGTTCACGTTTCCAATGTCCGCGGATTAAAAGAAGAGGAACGATTGAGTGCTCTTATGGAGGTGCAGCAGCGATGAAAACATTTGAAGGATATCGCCGGGCAAACGGGAGTATTGGTGTAAGAAATCATGTAATCGTTATTAATACGGTTGGTGAATTGGCCGGTCTTACGAAGAAAATGGCCCAGCTTGTACCGGGTGTAATTCCTGTAGCACATCAAGCAGGAAAAGCCCAATACCCAGAGGATTTAGAACAGACGATCCGAACTCTTAGAGGGACAGCTGGCCATCCAAATGTCAGCGCCGCACTTTTTTTGGGGATGGGAGAGGGTGACCCTGCTGAAGAAATTGTTTCAGCGCTGAAGAAGGATGGCCACCATGTGCATGCGATTACTTTTCAAAAGGGCCAGTCCATATCGGTCGTCCTTAATGAAGGAAAACTATGGCTTGAAAAAGCAATGGAACGAAGCCGGAATGAGCAAAAAGAAACAGCTGAT includes:
- a CDS encoding UxaA family hydrolase, which codes for MLEYSFEGFIREDGTVGIRNHIGIICSVVCSSVVAKEISDKVPGTVPFVHGNGCAQLGDDFKLTKNMLVGISSNPNLHSALLVGLGCETNQISGLLESIPDTKPVKGIGIQQMAGGENTIKKGVEIAEQWAREAAGQERQRMPLSSLTVGILTADLDEDSLFKVAPVIGEAVDRLVHNGANVIMGLSKTLEPAGGLLSERSAREEVKNRLRVMGEGLQRKRWKEISTEAPAYQGFSEKERSQAVLEAEMTGTSPIKSLLGYSEIPAERGVHLITVPGNIVEALSNMASSGCNIVMIVSSRGVLTGSAALPCMTITPKNQDDYFDELVDFRVGEGEVSDQAEAVIADLLEICSGKQTSLEKLELGEFSIPHIGTTF
- a CDS encoding UxaA family hydrolase, which produces MMSQKYNAIKLDRKDNVAVALRSIKPGEFLAVQGENEAIEIKENIPYGHKIATIFIPKDSKIIKYGECMGISTEEISPGYYVHVSNVRGLKEEERLSALMEVQQR